The Cronobacter sakazakii genome has a window encoding:
- a CDS encoding LLM class flavin-dependent oxidoreductase, with protein MKKIGFLSFGHWTPSPQSATRTAADALLQSIDLAVAAEELGADGAYFRVHHFARQLASPFPLLAAIGARTRNIEIGTGVIDMRYENPLYMAESAGAADLISGGRLQLGISRGSPEQVIDGWRYFGYEPAAGENESDMARRHTETLLEVLRGEGFAKPNPQPMFANPPGLLRLEPWSEGLRERIWWGAGSNATAVWAAKLGMNLQSSTLKDDETGEPFHIQQAQQIRAYRAAWAEAGHTRTPRVSVSRSIFPLMDSRDRAWFGNSRDDSDKVGFLDEKTRAIFGRSYAAEPEKLIEQLKQDDAIAEADTLLLTVPNQLGVEYNVHVIESVLRHIAPAMGWRD; from the coding sequence ATGAAAAAAATAGGCTTTTTGTCATTTGGCCACTGGACGCCGTCGCCGCAGTCCGCCACGCGCACCGCCGCAGATGCGCTACTGCAATCCATCGATCTGGCCGTCGCAGCCGAAGAGCTGGGCGCGGATGGCGCGTATTTCCGCGTGCACCACTTTGCGCGCCAGCTCGCCTCGCCATTTCCGCTGCTGGCCGCCATCGGGGCCAGAACACGCAATATTGAGATCGGTACCGGCGTTATCGACATGCGCTATGAGAACCCGCTCTATATGGCGGAAAGCGCAGGGGCGGCGGATCTTATTTCAGGCGGTCGCCTGCAGCTGGGTATCAGCCGCGGATCGCCGGAACAGGTGATCGATGGCTGGCGCTATTTTGGCTATGAGCCTGCCGCCGGTGAAAATGAATCCGACATGGCGCGCCGTCACACCGAGACGCTGCTGGAAGTGCTGCGCGGGGAAGGCTTCGCCAAACCCAATCCGCAACCGATGTTTGCTAACCCGCCAGGCCTTCTGAGGCTTGAGCCGTGGTCTGAGGGACTTCGCGAGCGCATCTGGTGGGGCGCAGGCTCCAACGCCACCGCAGTCTGGGCGGCGAAGCTCGGAATGAACCTGCAAAGCTCCACCCTGAAAGACGATGAAACCGGCGAGCCGTTCCACATTCAGCAGGCGCAGCAGATCCGCGCCTACCGCGCCGCCTGGGCAGAGGCCGGGCATACGCGCACGCCCCGTGTGTCGGTGAGCCGCAGCATTTTTCCGCTCATGGACAGCCGGGATCGCGCCTGGTTTGGCAACAGCCGTGACGACAGCGATAAGGTCGGTTTTCTGGATGAGAAAACGCGCGCCATCTTCGGGCGCAGCTACGCGGCTGAACCGGAGAAGCTCATCGAACAGCTTAAGCAGGACGACGCGATTGCCGAAGCGGATACCCTGCTGTTGACGGTGCCGAATCAGCTGGGCGTGGAGTACAACGTACATGTGATTGAATCGGTACTGCGCCACATCGCCCCGGCCATGGGATGGCGTGACTAG
- a CDS encoding IS1-like element IS1B family transposase (programmed frameshift), which yields MASVSISCPSCSATDGVVRNGKSTAGHQRYLCSHCRKTWQLQFTYTASQPGTHQKIIDMAMNGVGCRATARIMGVGLNTIFRHFKKLRPQSVTSRIQPGSDVIVCAEMDEQWGYVGAKSRQRWLFYAYDRLRKTVVAHVFGERTMATLGRLMSLLSPFDVVIWMTDGWPLYESRLKGKLHVISKRYTQRIERHNLNLRQHLARLGRKSLSFSKSVELHDKVIGHYLNIKHYQ from the exons GTGGCTTCTGTTTCTATCAGCTGTCCCTCCTGTTCAGCTACTGACGGGGTGGTGCGTAACGGCAAAAGCACCGCCGGACATCAGCGCTATCTCTGCTCTCACTGCCGTAAAACATGGCAACTGCAGTTCACTTACACCGCTTCTCAACCCGGTACGCACCAGAAAATCATTGATATGGCCATGAATGGCGTTGGATGCCGGGCAACCGCCCGCATTATGGGCGTTGGCCTCAACACGATTTTCCGCCATT TTAAAAAACTCAGGCCGCAGTCGGTAACCTCGCGCATACAGCCGGGCAGTGACGTCATCGTCTGCGCGGAAATGGACGAACAGTGGGGATACGTCGGGGCTAAATCGCGCCAGCGCTGGCTGTTTTACGCGTATGACAGGCTCCGGAAGACGGTTGTTGCGCACGTATTCGGTGAACGCACTATGGCGACGCTGGGGCGTCTTATGAGCCTGCTGTCACCCTTTGACGTGGTGATATGGATGACGGATGGCTGGCCGCTGTATGAATCCCGCCTGAAGGGAAAGCTGCACGTAATCAGCAAGCGATATACGCAGCGAATTGAGCGGCATAACCTGAATCTGAGGCAGCACCTGGCACGGCTGGGACGGAAGTCGCTGTCGTTCTCAAAATCGGTGGAGCTGCATGACAAAGTCATCGGGCATTATCTGAACATAAAACACTATCAATAA
- the nac gene encoding nitrogen assimilation transcriptional regulator NAC, producing the protein MNLRRLKYFVKIVDIGSLTQAAEVLHIAQPALSQQVATLEGEMDQQLLIRTKRGVTPTEAGKILYAHARTILRQCEQAQLAVHNVGQTLQGQVSIGLAPGTAASSVTMPLLQAVRAELPDVLVYLHEDSGATLNDKLLSGQLDMAVLYDRAPVAGLTSQPLIKEDLFLVGTRDCPGQSVDLASVAQMNLFLPRDYSAVRKRVDEAFSLRRLTAKIIGEIESVSTLSAAIASGMGVTVLPESAARSLAGSTNGWLARITSPSMTLPLSLNVSSRVPLTPQAQAVKDILLSLVARPALENRELLLVS; encoded by the coding sequence ATGAACTTAAGACGACTGAAATACTTTGTGAAAATCGTCGATATCGGTAGCCTGACGCAGGCTGCGGAAGTGCTGCATATCGCGCAGCCCGCGTTAAGCCAGCAGGTTGCGACTCTGGAAGGGGAGATGGATCAGCAACTGTTGATTCGCACCAAACGGGGCGTCACGCCAACGGAAGCCGGGAAAATTCTTTATGCGCATGCCCGCACCATTTTGCGCCAGTGCGAACAGGCGCAGCTCGCCGTACATAATGTCGGCCAGACGCTACAGGGCCAGGTCTCTATTGGCCTCGCGCCTGGTACCGCCGCCTCTTCAGTAACCATGCCGCTGCTGCAGGCCGTGCGCGCCGAACTCCCGGACGTGCTGGTTTACCTGCATGAAGACAGCGGTGCGACGCTGAACGATAAACTGCTAAGCGGCCAGCTCGATATGGCGGTGCTGTATGACCGCGCGCCGGTGGCCGGGCTCACCAGCCAGCCGCTTATCAAAGAAGATCTGTTCCTGGTCGGCACGCGCGATTGTCCGGGGCAGAGCGTGGATCTGGCGAGCGTCGCCCAGATGAATCTTTTCCTGCCGCGTGATTACAGCGCCGTGCGCAAGCGCGTCGATGAAGCTTTCTCGCTGCGCCGCCTGACGGCAAAAATCATCGGCGAAATCGAGTCGGTGTCCACGCTGAGCGCGGCCATCGCCAGCGGCATGGGCGTGACGGTGCTGCCGGAATCCGCCGCGCGCTCGCTTGCCGGTTCAACCAACGGCTGGCTCGCGCGTATCACCAGCCCGTCGATGACGCTGCCGCTCTCGCTCAATGTCTCCTCCCGCGTGCCGTTAACGCCGCAGGCGCAGGCCGTGAAAGATATTCTGCTGTCACTGGTGGCGCGCCCGGCGCTGGAAAACCGCGAACTGCTGCTGGTGAGCTGA
- the cbl gene encoding HTH-type transcriptional regulator Cbl, with translation MNFQQLKIIREAARRDFNLTEVANMLYTSQSGVSRHIRELEEELGIEIFIRRGKRLLGMTEPGKALLVIAERILNEASNVRRLADLFTNDASGVLTIATTHTQARYSLPSVIKTFRSLFPEVRLELIQGTPQEIESLLQSGTADIGIASERLSADPGLVAYPWFRWHHSLLVPKDHPLTQANPLTLEEISRWPLITYRQGITGRSRIDEAFSRKGLTPDIVLSAQDSDVIKTYVELGLGIGLVAEQASEPHEESLLTRLDTRHLFDANTVWLGLKRGQLQRNYVWRFIELCNAGLSVDEIKQQALEPASDVVIDYQI, from the coding sequence GTGAATTTCCAGCAACTGAAAATTATTCGTGAGGCGGCAAGGCGGGATTTCAATCTCACCGAAGTGGCCAATATGCTTTATACCTCGCAATCTGGCGTCAGCCGCCATATTCGCGAACTTGAAGAAGAGCTCGGCATTGAGATTTTCATTCGCCGCGGCAAACGGCTGCTGGGCATGACGGAGCCTGGCAAAGCGCTGCTGGTGATTGCCGAGCGCATTCTTAACGAGGCCAGCAACGTGCGCCGCCTGGCCGATCTCTTTACCAACGACGCCAGCGGCGTGCTGACTATCGCCACGACGCACACCCAGGCCCGCTACAGCCTGCCGTCGGTGATTAAAACCTTTCGCTCGCTCTTTCCCGAGGTGCGTCTCGAGCTGATTCAGGGCACGCCGCAGGAGATAGAATCGCTGCTGCAAAGCGGCACGGCGGATATCGGTATCGCCAGTGAACGCTTAAGCGCCGATCCGGGCCTGGTGGCTTATCCGTGGTTTCGCTGGCATCACAGCCTGCTGGTGCCGAAGGATCACCCCCTCACGCAGGCCAACCCCCTGACGCTTGAAGAGATTAGCCGCTGGCCGCTTATTACCTACCGGCAGGGCATCACGGGCCGTTCGCGCATCGATGAGGCCTTCAGCCGAAAAGGGCTGACGCCGGATATCGTCCTGAGCGCGCAGGATTCCGACGTTATCAAAACGTATGTCGAGCTGGGGCTTGGCATTGGGCTGGTGGCAGAGCAGGCGAGCGAACCCCATGAAGAGAGCCTGCTCACGCGGCTCGACACGCGGCATCTGTTCGACGCTAACACCGTCTGGCTGGGCCTGAAACGCGGGCAGCTTCAGCGCAATTACGTCTGGCGCTTTATTGAGCTGTGCAACGCCGGGCTGTCGGTTGACGAAATTAAACAGCAGGCGCTTGAGCCTGCAAGTGACGTGGTGATCGATTATCAGATTTAG
- the shiA gene encoding shikimate transporter, with product MDSTITTPRPDEALPACNRARRAAWGSFAGAVVDWFDFLLYGITAALVFNTEFFPQISPAMGTLAAFATFGVGFLFRPLGGIVFGHFGDRLGRKRMLMMTVWMMGIATACIGILPSFATIGWWAPVLLVTLRAIQGFAVGGEWGGAALLAVESAPAGKKAFYSSGVQVGYGVGLLLATGLVSLISYLTTDAQFLSWGWRLPFLFSIVLVLAALWVRNGMAESAEFERAQAAKPAQAKKRPPVFEALVRHPGAFLKIIALRLCELLTMYIVTAFALNYSTQNLGMPRELFLNIGLLVGGVSCLTIPLFAWMADRYGRRRIYITGALLGALSAFPFFMALEARSIVGVVIFSLMLANIAHDMVVCVQQPMFTEMFGAGYRYSGAGVGYQVASVVGGGFTPFIAAALLTFSGGAWHTVAIYLMAGCLLSALTALFIKTPQAQ from the coding sequence ATGGATTCCACAATCACAACTCCCCGCCCTGATGAGGCGCTCCCTGCCTGCAATCGCGCGCGCCGCGCGGCCTGGGGCAGCTTTGCCGGCGCGGTCGTAGACTGGTTTGATTTCTTACTCTATGGCATTACCGCGGCGCTGGTGTTTAACACCGAGTTTTTCCCGCAGATCTCACCGGCCATGGGCACGCTTGCCGCCTTCGCCACCTTCGGCGTCGGCTTTTTATTCCGCCCGCTCGGCGGAATTGTCTTTGGCCACTTCGGCGATCGCCTGGGCCGCAAGCGGATGCTGATGATGACCGTCTGGATGATGGGCATCGCCACCGCCTGCATCGGCATTCTGCCGTCGTTCGCTACCATTGGCTGGTGGGCGCCGGTGCTGCTGGTGACGCTGCGCGCCATTCAGGGGTTTGCCGTGGGCGGCGAATGGGGCGGCGCGGCGCTGCTTGCGGTGGAAAGCGCCCCCGCCGGGAAAAAAGCGTTTTACAGTAGCGGCGTTCAGGTGGGATATGGCGTAGGCCTGCTGCTCGCCACCGGGCTGGTGTCGCTTATCAGCTATCTGACGACCGATGCGCAGTTCCTGAGCTGGGGCTGGCGCTTGCCGTTCCTGTTCAGCATTGTGCTGGTGCTGGCGGCGCTGTGGGTGCGTAACGGTATGGCGGAGTCCGCGGAATTTGAGCGCGCGCAGGCGGCAAAGCCCGCGCAGGCGAAAAAGCGACCGCCGGTCTTTGAGGCGCTGGTACGCCACCCTGGCGCATTCCTGAAAATCATCGCCCTGCGCCTGTGCGAACTGCTGACGATGTATATCGTTACCGCCTTCGCCCTTAACTATTCCACGCAGAATCTGGGCATGCCGCGCGAGCTGTTTCTTAATATCGGCCTGCTGGTGGGCGGCGTGAGCTGCCTGACCATTCCGCTGTTCGCGTGGATGGCCGATCGCTACGGACGGCGCCGCATTTATATCACCGGCGCGCTGCTCGGCGCGCTGAGCGCTTTCCCTTTCTTTATGGCGCTGGAAGCCCGTTCGATTGTCGGCGTGGTGATTTTCTCGCTGATGCTCGCGAACATCGCGCACGATATGGTGGTCTGCGTGCAGCAGCCGATGTTTACTGAGATGTTCGGCGCGGGGTATCGCTACAGCGGCGCGGGCGTCGGATATCAGGTGGCTAGCGTGGTGGGTGGCGGCTTTACGCCCTTTATCGCCGCCGCCCTGCTGACTTTCTCCGGCGGCGCATGGCATACGGTCGCGATTTACCTGATGGCGGGCTGTCTGCTGTCGGCGCTGACCGCGCTTTTTATTAAAACGCCACAGGCGCAGTAA
- the mtfA gene encoding DgsA anti-repressor MtfA — translation MIKWPWKANHTAALAPLPWEAALAIPLLAGLSDEQQQKLVRLSERFLQQKRLVPLQGFELDELKSARIALLFCLPVLELGLEWLDGFHEVLIYPAPFVVDDEWEDDIGLVHNQRVVQSGQSWQQGPIILNWLDIQDSFDASGFNLIIHEVAHKLDMRNGDRASGIPLIALREVAGWEHDLHAAMENIQDEIDLVGESAASIDAYAATDPAECFAVLSEYFFSAPELFAPRFPSLWQRFCHFYGQDPLLRLRLRETPALSDGGQVH, via the coding sequence ATGATTAAGTGGCCCTGGAAAGCAAATCACACCGCCGCGCTGGCACCTCTTCCCTGGGAAGCGGCGCTCGCCATTCCGTTACTGGCGGGCCTGAGCGACGAACAGCAGCAGAAGCTGGTGCGCTTAAGCGAGCGTTTTTTACAGCAAAAGCGGCTGGTGCCCTTACAGGGTTTTGAGCTGGATGAGCTGAAGAGCGCCCGCATTGCCCTGCTCTTCTGCCTGCCGGTGCTGGAGCTCGGTTTAGAGTGGCTCGACGGCTTTCACGAAGTGCTGATTTACCCCGCGCCGTTCGTGGTGGATGACGAATGGGAAGACGACATCGGTCTGGTGCATAACCAGCGCGTGGTGCAGTCCGGTCAGAGCTGGCAGCAGGGGCCGATTATCCTTAACTGGCTCGATATTCAGGATTCGTTCGACGCCTCCGGCTTTAACCTTATCATTCATGAAGTGGCACATAAGCTCGATATGCGTAACGGCGATCGCGCAAGCGGCATTCCGCTTATCGCGCTGCGTGAAGTCGCAGGCTGGGAGCACGACCTGCACGCGGCGATGGAAAATATTCAGGATGAGATAGATCTGGTGGGTGAAAGCGCCGCCAGCATTGATGCCTATGCCGCCACCGATCCGGCGGAGTGCTTCGCGGTGCTCTCCGAATATTTCTTCAGTGCGCCGGAGCTTTTCGCGCCGCGCTTCCCGTCGCTGTGGCAGCGTTTTTGTCACTTTTACGGTCAGGATCCGCTGCTGCGCTTACGCCTGCGTGAAACGCCCGCCCTTTCCGACGGCGGTCAGGTACATTAA
- a CDS encoding GGDEF domain-containing protein, whose translation MPEKKQFIRILALDTPLGRSLASFLFILLAGSIAANAVTLYLSWERTVEDAESKAINLSLSQVRQADDTFLQTELTLQEIRRNLAYGYLPNHELNASLAELEQRLPQLDGLFIYDAHGAWRNSSFGQEPAEDNIADRDDFLYHKDHGWMGIHIGHVVRSNISGQLVIPVSLRLNDITGGFAGVVMATVKMDYFRQFYSYFELTNNDILALLLVDGKPLYIRPFDESVLNKDLSDSPLFTQVLLRARQGSATWLSALDQVVRIYGFARSTRYPIVVVAGYDKDNLRATWLKNSIPDLLINGALLTAIILMGMVLFRQVRVNIRDRNELATLRDELVKINHTLHSMAMVDGLTGLANRRRFDAFLEQALADTAVTGNPVSLILIDVDFFKRYNDNRGHVAGDACLRRIGGVLQQASFSHGDLVARYGGEEFAIILSEASSADALRVAEKVVSMVREQALPHPDTELPDGVVTISAGCYSMTSDGRMACLTELIKGADEALYQAKSTGRNRAVLLS comes from the coding sequence GTGCCTGAGAAAAAACAGTTTATCCGCATTCTGGCGCTGGATACGCCGCTCGGGCGCAGTCTGGCGTCCTTTCTGTTTATTCTGCTGGCAGGAAGCATCGCGGCCAATGCGGTAACGCTGTATCTCTCCTGGGAGCGCACGGTTGAAGATGCCGAGAGCAAGGCGATTAACCTGTCGCTTTCGCAGGTGCGCCAGGCGGATGACACTTTTCTCCAGACAGAGCTGACCCTGCAGGAGATCCGCCGCAATCTGGCTTATGGCTATCTTCCCAATCATGAACTCAACGCATCGCTTGCCGAGCTGGAACAGCGGCTGCCGCAGCTTGATGGGCTGTTTATTTACGATGCGCACGGCGCATGGCGCAACAGTTCTTTTGGGCAGGAACCTGCTGAGGACAACATTGCGGACCGCGATGATTTTCTCTACCACAAAGATCATGGCTGGATGGGAATACATATAGGCCATGTGGTGCGCAGTAACATCAGCGGCCAGCTGGTGATACCGGTTTCGCTACGCCTCAATGACATCACCGGCGGCTTTGCGGGCGTGGTAATGGCCACCGTCAAAATGGACTATTTCCGCCAGTTTTACAGCTACTTTGAACTGACGAATAATGACATCCTGGCGCTGCTGCTGGTCGATGGCAAGCCGCTGTACATTCGCCCCTTTGATGAAAGCGTGCTGAATAAAGATCTCTCTGACAGCCCGCTTTTTACGCAGGTGCTGCTGCGAGCGCGCCAGGGCAGCGCCACCTGGCTGTCAGCGCTTGATCAGGTCGTCAGAATCTACGGCTTTGCGCGCTCGACGCGTTACCCGATTGTCGTGGTGGCCGGGTATGACAAAGACAATCTGCGCGCGACCTGGCTTAAAAACAGTATTCCCGATTTGCTTATCAACGGTGCGCTGTTGACCGCCATTATCCTGATGGGCATGGTGCTGTTCAGACAGGTGAGAGTGAATATCCGCGATCGCAACGAGCTGGCGACGCTGCGTGACGAGCTGGTGAAAATCAACCACACGCTGCATTCCATGGCGATGGTCGATGGTCTGACGGGGCTTGCTAACCGGCGGCGCTTTGACGCCTTTCTTGAGCAGGCGCTGGCCGACACCGCTGTCACCGGGAACCCCGTCTCACTCATTCTTATCGATGTCGATTTTTTCAAACGTTATAACGACAATCGCGGTCACGTGGCCGGTGACGCCTGCCTGCGTCGTATCGGCGGTGTGCTCCAGCAGGCTTCTTTTAGCCATGGCGATCTGGTGGCGCGTTACGGTGGCGAAGAGTTCGCAATCATACTCTCTGAGGCTTCGTCCGCCGACGCCCTGCGCGTCGCGGAAAAGGTGGTCAGCATGGTGCGGGAGCAGGCGCTGCCACACCCCGACACCGAACTGCCCGATGGCGTGGTGACCATCAGCGCGGGCTGTTACAGCATGACATCTGACGGCAGAATGGCGTGTCTGACCGAGCTTATCAAAGGGGCGGACGAGGCGCTCTATCAGGCGAAAAGCACCGGGCGTAACCGTGCCGTCCTGTTGTCATAA
- a CDS encoding LysR family transcriptional regulator, translated as MSRRFAHLSDVEIFVTIIEKGSITAAAVALGTTASVLSRALTRLETRLGVQLVRRTTRQLSLTQAGRHYYEQACSAFSVFERAERDIQGRGAQTVGHIRLSAPTTYGHYRLPALLQRFAAHYPGITVELNITNRNVDLVAEGYDLAIRLGTLPDSRLVARKLEEAPLCLVAAPAYLRQHGEPHELAALENHRCLPFIMPSSGRIAQWSLCEEGAPIEWTPKGQIQVSDDILGVISLAVSGAGICQTYDFIARPLMENGLLTEILPQTRGRTRPFSLIYAPHKGLSSASEAFIRFIQQATG; from the coding sequence ATGAGCCGACGTTTCGCCCATCTCAGCGATGTGGAAATCTTCGTGACGATCATTGAGAAAGGCTCGATCACCGCGGCGGCGGTGGCGCTAGGCACCACGGCATCCGTACTGAGCCGGGCGCTAACAAGGCTTGAGACGCGGCTTGGCGTACAGCTGGTGAGACGCACCACGCGCCAGCTCAGCCTGACGCAGGCCGGGCGGCACTATTACGAGCAGGCGTGCAGCGCTTTTAGTGTGTTTGAGCGCGCCGAGCGGGATATTCAGGGACGCGGCGCACAGACGGTCGGCCATATCCGGCTTAGCGCGCCGACCACCTACGGGCACTACCGGCTTCCGGCGCTGTTGCAGCGTTTCGCCGCGCACTATCCGGGGATTACCGTTGAGCTGAATATCACTAACCGAAACGTGGATCTGGTGGCCGAAGGCTACGATCTCGCTATCCGTCTGGGCACGCTGCCGGACAGCCGGCTGGTCGCGCGTAAGCTTGAAGAGGCACCGCTGTGCCTGGTCGCAGCACCCGCTTATTTGCGCCAGCACGGCGAGCCGCACGAATTAGCCGCGCTTGAAAACCACCGATGCCTGCCGTTTATCATGCCAAGCAGCGGGCGTATCGCGCAGTGGAGCCTGTGCGAGGAAGGAGCCCCCATTGAGTGGACGCCGAAGGGGCAGATTCAGGTCTCGGATGACATTCTGGGCGTTATCTCGCTTGCCGTCAGCGGCGCGGGGATCTGTCAGACTTACGATTTTATCGCGCGCCCGCTCATGGAAAACGGCCTGCTGACGGAGATCCTCCCGCAAACCCGCGGCCGCACGCGCCCCTTTTCGCTTATTTACGCGCCGCACAAAGGGCTGTCATCCGCCAGTGAAGCGTTTATTCGCTTCATACAGCAGGCAACAGGCTAG
- a CDS encoding type 1 glutamine amidotransferase domain-containing protein, which yields MVKMVRHLALAAALGLSALSAQAASVLVVLSDSDHLDLKDGKVFQTGFYLNELMQPVKRLLDAGHQVTFATPNGQAPTLDKSSDDKMYFNNDVNAWRTHRALLDKLKLTSPSSSPVISLARAAQRGYGEFDAIYIPGGHAPMQDLLTSPALGKALAAFHAAGKPTALVCHGPIALLSTLPDAPAFTRQLAETGHAAAQPGWIYAGYRMTVISNAEEEIAKGLLPKGGAMKFYPQTALEQAGGQYSSNTEPFTSHVVTDRELITGQNPASATAVAQALLERLH from the coding sequence ATGGTGAAAATGGTACGTCATCTCGCGCTCGCCGCAGCGCTTGGTCTTTCTGCCCTGAGTGCGCAGGCCGCCAGCGTGCTGGTAGTGCTGTCGGATTCTGACCATCTGGATCTGAAAGACGGCAAAGTGTTTCAGACAGGCTTTTATCTCAATGAACTGATGCAGCCGGTAAAACGTCTGCTGGACGCCGGGCATCAGGTCACGTTCGCCACGCCGAATGGACAGGCGCCGACGCTCGATAAATCCTCTGATGACAAAATGTATTTCAACAATGACGTGAACGCGTGGCGCACGCATCGCGCGTTGCTCGATAAACTGAAACTGACGTCGCCTTCGTCTTCGCCGGTTATTAGCCTGGCGCGTGCCGCGCAGCGTGGCTACGGCGAGTTTGACGCGATTTACATTCCGGGTGGCCATGCGCCGATGCAGGATCTGCTGACCAGCCCGGCGCTCGGCAAGGCGCTGGCCGCGTTTCATGCCGCCGGTAAGCCAACGGCGCTGGTCTGCCACGGCCCCATCGCGCTGCTCTCCACGCTGCCGGATGCGCCGGCATTCACCCGCCAGCTGGCGGAAACCGGCCATGCCGCGGCGCAGCCCGGCTGGATTTACGCGGGTTACCGGATGACGGTTATCAGCAATGCGGAAGAGGAGATTGCCAAAGGCCTGCTGCCGAAAGGCGGGGCGATGAAATTCTATCCGCAAACCGCGCTCGAGCAGGCGGGTGGCCAATACAGCAGCAATACCGAACCGTTCACCTCGCATGTCGTGACGGACAGGGAACTCATCACCGGGCAGAACCCGGCTTCGGCAACGGCGGTGGCGCAGGCGCTGCTGGAACGTCTCCATTAA
- a CDS encoding DinI family protein → MFVELVYDKRNVAGLPGAREIILAELTRRVHRIFPDADVRVKPMQTNGLNSDANKNDREKLNRMLEEMFDEADMWLVNE, encoded by the coding sequence ATGTTTGTTGAACTGGTTTATGACAAACGCAATGTCGCAGGCTTGCCCGGCGCGCGTGAGATTATCCTGGCCGAGCTGACCCGCCGCGTACACCGCATTTTTCCGGATGCTGACGTGCGCGTTAAGCCGATGCAGACAAACGGTCTCAATTCCGACGCCAATAAAAACGATCGCGAAAAGCTGAACCGGATGCTGGAAGAGATGTTCGACGAAGCCGATATGTGGCTGGTTAACGAATAA
- the ompC gene encoding porin OmpC encodes MKRKVLALVVPALLMAGAANAAEIYNKDGNKLDLFGKVDARHTFSDNPGDDGDGTYLEFGFKGETQISSELTGYGMWNYKIMANSTEDSNTSYNKLAFAGLKYGDYGSFDYGRNYGVIYDVEAWTDMLPVFGGDSYTYSDNYMVGRGNGMATYRNTDFFGMVDGLNFALQYQGNNEDDGNGNEGTNNGHGIQTQNGDGFGLSTTYDFGMGFSASAAYSSSDRTSKQVNEGRGDSIVAGGERADAWATGLKYDANNIYLAATYAETRNMTPYGDGDGIANKTQNIEIVAQYQFDFGLRPSLAYLQSRGKDLWYAGKYQDNDLVKYADVGASWYLNKNFLTYVDYKINLLDSDDDFYKDNGIATDDIVGIGMVYQF; translated from the coding sequence ATGAAAAGAAAAGTACTGGCTCTTGTAGTACCCGCTTTATTAATGGCAGGCGCTGCGAATGCGGCAGAGATTTATAATAAAGACGGCAATAAACTCGATTTGTTTGGTAAAGTCGACGCGCGTCATACCTTTTCCGATAACCCGGGTGACGACGGCGACGGCACCTATCTGGAATTCGGCTTTAAAGGCGAAACCCAAATCAGTTCAGAGCTGACCGGCTATGGCATGTGGAACTACAAAATCATGGCCAACAGCACCGAGGACAGCAACACCTCTTACAACAAACTCGCGTTCGCGGGCCTGAAATATGGCGATTACGGCTCTTTTGATTATGGCCGTAACTACGGCGTGATTTATGACGTTGAAGCCTGGACCGATATGCTGCCGGTATTCGGTGGTGACTCTTACACCTACAGCGATAACTACATGGTGGGCCGCGGCAACGGGATGGCGACGTACCGCAACACCGATTTCTTCGGCATGGTTGACGGGCTTAACTTCGCGCTGCAATACCAGGGCAATAACGAAGACGACGGCAACGGCAACGAAGGCACCAACAACGGTCACGGCATCCAGACCCAGAACGGCGACGGTTTTGGTCTCTCCACGACCTATGATTTCGGTATGGGCTTTAGCGCATCCGCGGCCTATTCATCCTCTGACCGTACGTCAAAACAGGTTAATGAGGGCCGTGGCGATTCTATCGTCGCAGGCGGCGAACGCGCGGATGCGTGGGCGACTGGCCTGAAGTATGACGCCAACAATATCTATCTTGCCGCCACCTATGCTGAAACCCGCAACATGACGCCGTATGGCGACGGCGACGGCATTGCCAACAAAACGCAGAACATCGAAATCGTGGCGCAGTACCAGTTTGATTTCGGCCTGCGTCCGTCACTGGCCTACCTGCAATCCCGCGGTAAAGATCTGTGGTATGCCGGTAAGTACCAGGACAACGATCTGGTTAAATACGCGGATGTCGGTGCCAGCTGGTATCTCAACAAGAACTTCCTGACCTACGTTGATTACAAAATCAACCTGCTGGATAGCGACGACGACTTCTATAAAGACAACGGCATCGCAACCGACGACATCGTCGGCATTGGTATGGTGTATCAGTTCTAA